The nucleotide window AGTGGGTCAGATGTGCATTTTCTCCGGCGCAGCCGTACCACAGCCGTACACCCGTACGGCGAGGACAGCGGCAAGCCGGAAAAATGTGCAGATGGCCCGCTATCGCAAGCCGGGTCCCTCTACTGCATCAGGCCGGGGAGAAATGTAACGATCCCCGGAAACAGCATCAGGATGGCCACGCAGACCACGTAGGCGGCCACGAAGTAGGTGACGCCCTTGAACACGTCGGTCATGGGCACGTCCTTGGCCATGGAGGCCACGATGAAGGTGTTGACCCCCACCGGTGGGGTGATGGCCCCGAGGGTGGTGACCACGGTGATGAGCACGCCGAACCAGAGCGGGTCGTAGCCCATGGCCGTGACCACGGGGAAGAAGATGGGGATGGTCACCAGGAGCAGGGCCAGGGCGTCCATGACCATGCCGCCGATGACGTAGATCAGGCAGATGACCATGATGATGACCATGGGCGGGATGGGCAGCCCGGCCACCCATCCGGCGGCCTCGAAAGGCAGCCGGGTCACGGCCAGGAAGCGCCCGAAGATGACCGCGCCGAGCATGATGACCATGATCATGCAGGAAATCTTGAGCGAGTCGTTCACGGCCAGGTGGAATTTCTTCCAGCTCATCTTGCCGGAGATGATGGAGATGAGCAGGGCAAGGGCCGCACCGGCCGCGCCCGCCTCGGTGGGTGTGAAGAATCCCAGGAACAGGCCGCCCATGACCAGGATGAACAGGATGACCATCTCGATGGAGCCGGGCAGGGAGCGCAGCTTTTCGGCAAAGGTGGTCTTCGGGCCTGCCGGACCCCATTCGGGGTTCTTTTTGCACAGGTACCAGATGGTGCCCAGGAAGAGCAGGGTCAGGAGTATGCCGGGCACCATGCCGCCCACGAAGAGCTGGGCGATGGACTGACTGGTCTGCAACCCGATGATGATCAGGACCACCGAGGGCGGGATGACCACGCCGAGCGTCGCGCCCGCAGCCACCGCGCCGGTGGACAGGATCGGTGAGTAGCGGAATTTCTTCATCTCGGGCAGGGCCACGGTGGACATGGTGGCGGCGGTGGCCGAGTTGGAGCCGCAGATGGCCGCGAACCCGGCACAGGCCAGGACCGTGGTCATGGCGATGCCGCCCCGGATCTGGCCCATCCAGGCGTAGGCGGATTTGTACAGCCGCTCGTTGACTCCGGAGTAGAAGCAGATCTGCCCCATGAGGATGAAGAGCGGGATCACGGTCAGCCCGTACTTGGAAAAGACGTTCCACAACTCGGTGCCGAGCATGCCCGTGGCCGCGTTCCAGTTGAGCACGTAGGCGAACCCGCCGAAGCCGATGAGGGCCATGGCAAAGGCCACGGGGATGCGCAGGAGAAAGATGGCAACCAACAGCAGGAAGGTGCCGACGATGCCGGCGGTGATCGGGTCCATTACGCCACCTTTTCCGCGGTCAGGGTTTTGAGCGTGTCCACTGCCAGGACGAAGGCAAGGGCGAAGCATCCGGCTGCGGAGGCGAACACGAACGGGTGGTAGATGATCTGGAGGGTCTCGGACACCTCGTTCGTCTGCACCAGGAAGGCGGCCCATTTGCCGGTTTCGATCCCGGCCAGGATGAAGAAGGCGCAGGATACCGCATTGGTCAGCGCGTCGGCCCCACGCCTGACGGGAGCCGGGAACCGGGCCAGCAGGATGCCCACGGCGATGTGCGCCTTGTTGCGCTGGGCAAAGGCCAGGGAAAAGGAGGCCACCACCGCGCCCAGGAAGCCCATCATCTCATAGGTGCCCTGCACCGGCACCCAGACCGCGCGCAGGACCATGTTGGCGCAGGCAAGGACCATCATGGATACGAGAAAAAATCCGGCCAGGCCGGTCAGGATCTTGGCGAGCACGCCGGAAATCTTGTCCAGAAAATTGATCATGGGATACTCGAAAAAACGCCCCCGCATGGCGCGGGGGCGTTTGATGTGATCGGTTACATGGCTTCGTACTTGGCCTTGAGGGCGAGCATGTCGGCCAGGATGGCGTCGGCGTCCAGGCCGGCCTTGACGGCCTCGGCCTTCCACTGGTCAACCAGGGGCGTGCCGAGTTCCTTGATCGTGGCGTGCTCGGCAGCGGTCAGTTCGTGGACCTCGACCTGGTACTTTTCCTTGGACCAGTTAAGGGAGTCGTCGATGTGCTTGTCCAGGTACTTGCCGGTCCAGACGGCCTGTTCGAGCGCCAGGTCGTCGATGACCTTTTTGGACTCGGGGGACAGGGCTTCCCAGCGCGCCTTGTTCATGATGATGGCGAACGGGTAGACGGGCAGGTTGGTGATGGTTTCATGGCGGCAGGATTCCGCGAAGTTGAAGTCCATGAGCACGTCAAAGGAGGAGACAAGGCCCTTGACCACGCCCTTCTGCAGGGCTTCGGGGGTCTGGGACATGGGCATGCCCACGCCCTGTGCGCCCAGGCCGGACAGGATCTGGAGAATGGAACCCGAGGCGCGCAGTTCCATGCCGTTCAGGTCGCCGAGCTGCTTGACGGGAGTCTTGCTCATGATCTGGGACGGGGCCGAGGTGAACATGGTGATCACCTTGACGTCGGCGAATTCCTTGGGCTGGTACTTCTGGAACAGGTCCCACATGACGCGGCTGGCCACTTCGGTGGAGGTGAAGGCCACGGGCAGGTTGACCACGGAAATGAGCGGGAACACGCCGGGGTAGTAGGCCGTGGAGATACAGCCGATGTCGGCCTGGCCGGTCTGCACGCCGCGGAACATGTTCTTGGGGTTGAGCAGCGTGGAACCGGGGAAGGTCTGGACCGCGATGTCGCCGTTCGTGCGCTTCTCCACCTCGGCTTTCCACTGTTCCATCTGGACGCAGGGGAAGGTCTTGGCGGGCGGGAAGTTGGCATAGGTCAGGGTGGTCCCGGCCAGGGCCGAGGCCGCCATCAGGCAGGTCAAGGCCAGACTCGCAGCCAGCAGGGTAGTCAGTTTTCTCATCTCTCTCTCCTTCTCTCTCACTCTCTTTGGGGAATTATGTCGTCGGCGGTGTATCGCCGTTACAGGTTGAGGTCGTAGGCCAGCACCATGGTCTTGCGGTTGGTGTAGCCCAGCCCGGCAAAGGTGTTGACCAGCACGCACAGCTGTTTCTTGCCGTCGTTGTTCAGGTCGGCCAGGGCGATGTCGCTGACCTGTCCCTTGATGCGGCGGGTCTTCCAGGCCAGGTTCAACCCCACTTCATCCCAGACCAGGGAGTGGATTTCGCCCTGGCTGTAGTAGTGGTAGTTGGAGACCAACTGGGCCACGGCGGACAGGTCGCGGTTGAGCAGCAGTTCGTAGCGCTTGCCCGTCAGCGGAGCCGTGACCATCCTGAACGGGATGTTGTACATGTCGACCATGGTGTCGAGGTTGCTGTTGCCCAGACCGACCATGGTGTTCTGCATGGGGATGGCGATGCCGGAGCTGTTGTATGTCTCGTCGGTTTCGTTGAGCCGCTCGAAGGACTGGCTGTAGGTCACCAGCTTGTGCTTGTTGCCCAGGACGATGATCTGGTAGCCCAGCTCCTTGGGCATGTAGATCATGTTGTAGACGTTGCCGAAGGGCGGCACGGCCAGCTTCTGGCCCAGCTCGATGTCGTCGCCCTTGATGAAGGCCTCGCGCACGACCTTGTCGAACAGGTGGCTGTGGCCCTTTTTCTGGGCGCAGAGGATGGGCAGATAGGTCGGGGGAAGCCTCAGCACGCCGAGGAACTTGTTGTATTTCTTGACGACATACTTGAATTTGCCGCCTTCAAAGCGGAGAATGCTGGAGCGCGGGTTGCCCTCGGGGGCCGTGTCGCTGTACTGCGTATCGTACTGGTAGGCGCCCACGACGAATTCGGGCGTGCCGTCCCTGTTCAGGTCCGCCACTTCCAACCGGATGGAGATCAGGTTCTTGGGCAGGTCGAAGGTGGTCAGGTGCTCCAGCTTGCCCTCCCGGAAGCGGTAGGCGGAGATGGCGTCCGACTGCAGGATGAAGACTTCGTTCTGCCCGTCCGCGTCGCCGTCGGTCACCACCATGCTGTAGGAGGAGTACCTGAGCGTCTGGCTGCGCCACCGGCCGATGGACTCGGTGCCGCCCTCATACTTGAACTGCGGGTTCAGGGTCGCTTCCTGGTATCCGTCGTTGCCGCCCACGATGAACGGGGAGTCGGCGGGGCTTGCGGTCTGCATGGTCTTTTCCGCTTCCTTGGACTCTTCGACGGTGCCGTAACCGGGGCGGTTGAAGATGTCGCCCTGGATGATGTTGCCCTGTTCCTCGAGCCAGGAGGTGATCTCGTCGATGGTCATCTTGCCCTTGGTTTCCCAGGACTTGCCGTCCTCGCCGACCACGCCAAGGTTGATGTGGGCGTCCTTGTTCAGGATGGCGATGTCGCCGTAGACGAGGTAGTCCACACCCATGCTGCGCAACTGGTTCAGCGCGTCGCCCGAGTTGCCGGGGGTGGTCATGGCGCTGACGTCCTTGGTGGAGGGCTCCACGTGGCCGATCCATTCCAGGTCGTTTTCCAGGCTGGCCTGGAAGGCCTTGGAGAAGTAGGAGTATTTTTGCGGGCCGGTGTATTTGAAGGGGAGAACCGCAAAGCTTTTCGCGCCCTGGGCCATGGCCATGGTGGTCATGAGCAGCATCGCCGTCAGTGCGATCAAGGCGGTGAAGAAGCGTTGTTTCGTCATGGAACCCTCCGATAAGGTATATGGTGTTGTCGTTGATGTTGCGTTGAGCGCCGCACCCTTTGGTACGGCAGGCCCTTGTACCAGTTTCCGCCACGGGTTGCAAAGTCCTAAAGTGTTGCTCAGGCGGTGACAAGCCGGTATGGCACGGATGCGGGCCGAGCTTCGGCCCGGACATGTCACAGAGCCGGATGACCGGCGGGAGAAGAACATGGCCAACACCGGAAGAACGTTCCGATTCACCTGCGCGGAGCAGGACGTCCCCATCGTTGAGGACCTGCTTGCGTCGCAGGGTTTTTCCTTTGAGGACGAGCCGTTTTACCCTCTTGCCCGCAAGGTGGTGGACGAGCCGTTCCCCCTGGGCGAGAGCCTGGCCGCCCGGTTCGGCCTGGTCTACATCCAGGACCGGTCGTCCATGCTGCCGCCCCTCACCCTCGATCCGCCCGAGGGGGCGTGCGTCCTGGACATGTGCTCCGCGCCCGGCAGCAAGACCAGTCTCCTTTCGAGGCTGGTCGGACGCGAGGGATTCGTGTTCGCGTCCGAGCCCTCGGCGGACCGGCTGTCCACCCTGCGCGCCAACCTGCGCCGCACCGGCTCGGCCAACGCGGCCACGGCCAAGGCCATGGCCCAGGACCTGCCGTTCCCGGATTGCAGCTGGGATCACATCCAGCTCGACCCGCCGTGCAGCGGCTGGGGGACCATAGACAAGAATCCCAAGGTCATGGAGCTGTGGAGCGAGTCCAAGACCGCGCCGCTGGTTTCCCTGCAAAAGACGCTCCTGGAAAAGGCGGCGGCCCTGCTCAAGCCCGGCGGGGTGGTCCTGTACTCCACCTGCACCACCAATATCGAGGAAAACGAACGCCAGGTTGCATGGGCGCTCGAAACGCTCGACCTCGAGCTGGAGCCGCTTGCCGAGCCCGAGGGGTTTGTCTTCGGCCGACCGCTCGTGGACGGCATGGGCGGCGTCCTGCGCGTGGCCGAGGATTCGGACGGCCAGGGGTTTTTCCTGGCTCGCTTCCGAAAGAGGGCGGCCGGTTGCGCACCCACGGGCCAAGGTGTGCAAAAAAGGGAACTGCCCGGCGTCCGCCTGGACCTCGCGGCCATGCCCGGCGGCAAGGGGCTGGACCTGACCAAACTGCCTCCCGGCGAGGTATACGCCTTCAACGGCAAGCCGTTTTTCCTGCACCGGCGCGCCCTGTCCATGATCCCCGGCTCGATCCGGTGGCAGGGGTTCCCCCTGGGCAAGGTGGCGGGCAAGGGGGCCGGGATGAAGTTCACCCCCGGCCCGCTGGCCCGGGTGCTGCTGCCCGACGATCCGGCCCGTGCCGGGGTGGATGTCCTGGACGTGGACGACACGGCGGTCCTGGAGCAGTTGTTCACCGGCCGGAGCGTGCGTTTCGCCAGGGGCGGCGGGTCGGTGGGCCTCTATTATCGCGGCCTGCCCGTGGGTTGGCTGTCGAGGAAGGGTGAGCGGCTATTGTGGGCCGGGAAATAGTCTTTTATCCCGGATGGTTGGAGAGATGCAAATTTATTTCAAAAAGCGTTGACAAACGGGCTGTGTGTGGGCAGTATGCCCTTCGCTGAATGCGTGAGAGCGCCCGGCTAACCGCTTGGAACACGAGATGAAAAATCTGGTTGACAAGCAAACCGGGTCAAGCTAAAAGCTCTCTTCCTGCGGGCGCGTAGCTCAGCTGGAAGAGCATCGCCCTTACAAGGCGAGGGTCACAGGTTCGAGCCCTGTCGCGCCCACCATCTTTGACATAGAGGGATAGCTTAACGCCCTTTATTATATAGTGCGGAGCCGTAGTTAAGCTGGTTATAACGCCGGCCTGTCACGCCGGAGGCCGCGAGTTCGAGTCTCGTCGGCTCCGCCACTAAAGATCAAGGATTCTAAGGAATTATCCCTAGAATCCTTTTTCTTTTGCCATTGTCAAAATAGCCGGGACGTAAAAGGGACGTAAGCGTCCTGTTTGGTCTCATGCTGTTTTTACCTCCAATACCTTAAGGTGATCTCTCACCGAATCCAGGCCGCGCACGTATCGCTCGGTGATTCTCAGATTCTTATGTCTGAGCGTGTCCCGAATTGCGACCATTGGAACGTTGTGCTTGGCGAGTATTGAGGCTGTGAGTCCTCGAATGCCATGACAGCCAAACCGCTTTACCTCTGCTTTGTCGCATAAGGCTTGGGGGAATCCCCGGTTTTCTGTGTATGGCTTTCCTTGGTGCTGACCTTTGGGCTGGATGAACACCCATTCATTAACCGCTGTTTTGCGGTGGGCTTTCAGGGTGTCGGTCAATTCCTCGGTCATTGGTATCCAATCGGATTCCAGCGAACCGCCTTTCCTTTTCCTTGTCTTGAGGCGGATTCGTTCGTTGATGAAATCCACGTCCTCCCATTGGAGTCTGTATATTTCACCGCGTCTGCCTGCTGTGTGTAGGAAGGTCAGTAGCATGACTTTGTCTTGGCCCTCGGCAACTCCGAGAACCTTTCTAAAGTCTGCTTCTGGCGGTACGTAATGGCCTTTCTCATCGGCAGGGAACTTGTCCACCATTTCAAAAGGGTTTGGCTTTGGCATTTCAAGGTAACGGATTCCCCAGTTCCACGCGGCCACGAGGTTCTTGCGGTCTCGGTTGGCGGCGTTGCCCGTCCTTTTGTTGAATTCCTTTTGCAGGAACTCAAGGGCAAGGCGGGGTGTCATCTTGTCTGCCGTGGCTGATGGTTTGATGAATTGAAAAAAGCGCCGGAAGGCCCCGCGCTTTTCGCTGTATACTTTTGGTGAGAATCTTGTTGAGTAGTCTAGGTATTGTTCGGCCCACTTAAGCAAGGATGGAGTGGCGGTCAGGTCTCCCGCACTGTGCATCCCTGCTTCCCATGCCTTCGCATCCTTCTTGGAGTCGAATATCTTTTCCTTGCGTCGTCCGTTGATCATTACCGAACCGACCCAACGCTTCTTCCCGTTCTTTGTCTTTCTGTAGGGCATATGCTTCCCTCACTGCTTCGCTAATCAGTTTGTCAAAGAACAGGATACGGCGGCCAATGCGCACTCCACCGTACCGATGGGGATACCGCGTCACCGTGCTTTCCTCAACCTCGAAGAGGGTTGAAACTGTCTTTGCACTCATTTTGATTCCTAGGTCGTTGATCTGTTTCATGTGTTCTCCAATAGAAAAGACCGCCCCTCAGTATTGAGAAGCGGCCTTTGTATTCGCGGTTGAGTGTGGTTTAGAGCGTTACTGCTGTGAGCGTGGTAGTCCCGATGTCTTTGAGCAGAGGCCCGTTGTCTGCCGCCATGCACGCCAGTTCGTCGGCGCGTTCATTGTCAGGGTGTCCGTTGTGGCCCCGTACCCATGTCCATGTGACCTTATGTTTTTCAGTCAGAGGGATTAACTCTTCCCACAGATCGCGGTTCTTTACGGGCTTGCCGCTGGCGTTCTTCCACCCACGCTTAAGCCACCCTGCTATCCAGTTGTCCGTGAACGCTTTGCTCACGTATTGGGAGTCGGTGACAAGTTCAACTTGTGTGGGGGTAGTCAGGGCTTTAAGGCCAGCGATAGCAGCCCTAAGCTCCATCCTGTTGTTGGTCGTGTCCGCATAGCCTTGGGCATATTCGGCACGGGCTGAGCCGGAATCAATGATGACTCCATATCCTCCGGTTGCGTTGCCGTACTGATTCCCACGACATGCGCCGTCAGTATATATTTTCATGGTAGCCTCCTGTTGGTTGTGTAGCTCATCAAACCGATGGTGGTCCTATATGTTCTACGGGTGAATGAAAAGACCTCCTTGAGAGAACTCAAAGAGGTAATAGCCTTTGGGGGGGTATGGGGGAGAATCCAAGAGGGGTGATACTCAAATGCCCCCTCACGATTCTACATTTTTTTGGGGCTAGAGATTGGGGCGGTAGATTCGGTTAAAGACAAATATCTGTCTCACGCAGCGTGGGATAGGCTCGACTCTGATTTCAAATCATCACCGTTCAACCAGTCTTCCAGAAGCCCTCGCATCCTGGGGCTAGGGGCGAAGAGCTTGATAGGCTCCCCGTTCCTAATGCGGCTCCTGAAAATCCACTGCAACATTTCGTTGAGGGCGAACCGGTCCCGGTCAAGGGGGAGGCCCCTTGATTTGAAGTATTGTTCCAACTCCAAGTTTGGGAACCGATTGGCCAGATAGAAAAGGACGCTCCTCTCCCCATGTCGATTTGTCGCTCTGGAATTACACGGCACAAAGTTGCAACGTCGCTTTCGTGCCTCGCTTGCTTCCGGCGGCACTGGTTTGCTTAGCACCATTTTTGAAGTCGCAATTTCTTTTGCGGGCTCCTTGAAAGAAGTCCACATGGCCTCTTTGGACGTTACTTTGTGCTTGTTGCACAGCGTCTTAAGTGTCGCACTGACTTGCTTTATTCGTTTTTCTTTGTCTCGCATAAACCACGACCGTGAGAGTGCGTAGTCGTCAAGATCGGTTACCCATGGGGATTGTGAATCCATGAAGTTGATAAGGGCCTTGAACCTTGTTCGGCTCTCTGTGTCTAAGTCTGAGAAACGATTGTCTATGCGGTACTCAAGGGCTTGGAGACGCATATACGCATCCATTGGCGAGCCTTCAAACTGATATGTCAGGATGTAGACTTTGCTAAAGCAGGCAAAGGCTTTCGCCGGGAAGTGCCACGCGATGAAGCCGTCGCCCTTCTCCCTGTTGCGGGGGAGCCAGTACAAAGCCTCACAATCGCATTGCTTGCGGATACGATCAAACTCCTCGTTACCCTCGGTGGAGGGGAAAGCGAAGGAGTCCCATGTTGCTTTCGCGGTTTCGGGACAGATGGAAACGCATTGAGTTTGCGCTATCAGTTGACGGGCGATCGGAGAAACATACTCGATGCTTGAGCTTTCAAGCGTTTCATCAATCACCAGCGTATAGTCTTTCGAGTGTAAAAGGGTGATTAGTTCGTTGTCCATGAGCGAGAGCAGGGCGTGTGTGGTTGCAATGTTTGCATTACTATCCACCAGTTCCTTCAAGCCTTTTAGCTTTCTTCCGTCGAGGCTTTTGGGTTCTTTGAAGTCGTGCATTGGGCAGGCCAGCTTGATTCGCTCAACCTCATCAAGAAAGGGAGTGACGTAGATGTATCTCTGCATGACTCCCTTGTTTATCTCGTTGATTATGTGGGTAGTTTTACCTGCCCCCATGACTCCGTCGATGACTATTATGTCCGGTGGCATCGTTTACCTCCTTATCCACTAAGTTGAAAATGTGTGGTTTATGCTGGTGAGATGGGTAGGGTGGGGATGTCTTCTCAGCATCACCAGCAACCGGTGATACCTTTCTCTATCATCGGCAACCTAATTCAACGGGTTGGAATTAAGGGGTAATTCTTACTGCGTGGGGATTCTTGCGGTGTGGGGATTTTGGTTGAACACTCCCCCGAATAAGATAAAAAAGTAAATAAAAATGTGAGTTAGTGGGCCGCTCTCTAAAAAGGATTACGGAAGAGTGTAGACTGATAGGGGTAGCCGAAGCAGCTCCCCTAAAGCTGCAAAGGCGGTTACTCGCCGAGACGTTTCAAGAGGCGAGCCACACTTGTTGGGTGCCATTTGCCACCCCTCGGAGTTCTGATTCCTCTGGCTGTAAGTTCGGAAGCAATCCCTCTGACTGAGGTTATTCCGTTCTGTTGAATGTCTTCGATTATTTCTCGTAGGTCCTCTGCTCTTTCATGTGCTTCTTTTTTTATTTGCGTCACCGCTTCGGAGTTGCCCAACCCCTGCAAATATTTTGCGCCATGGGGATTTCCTAGCTTTACTCCCCGCGCCTTGGCTGCTGCTAGCGCCGCTTTAGTACGCTGAGATATCATCTTTCGTTCGTGTTGAGCCATTACCGCCATGATCTGAATGGTCATCTCGTTTGCTTCCGGCATGTCGGCACAAATGAAACTCACTCTGCTTTCTTGAAGCTCCAGTAGGAAGCGTGCATTTCGGCTAAGTCGATCAAGCTTGGCGATCACAAGGATTGCTCCTGTCACCTTGCAATGCTTGAGGGCTTTGCGAAGTTCTGGGCGATTATCTTTCTTCCCGCTCTCCACCTCTACATATTCGTGGATTAGCTCATGCTGACCGCCATTAAGGTATTCGATGACGGCTGTCCTCTGCGCTTCCAAGCCCAATCCGCTTTTACCCTGCTTGGCAGTGCTCACTCTGAGATATGAAATAAACTTGTTGACCATGCCTCACCCTAGCAGTATCAAATTCTTAAATCAAGGTTTAACTATTTGTGTACATCTCGGGAAGTCGGCATGCAAGCTCGTTTTTAGATTTTGAAGTTCGGCGGTAGGATATTAATTCATTGTTTGTAGTTGGTTGGTTGTGTTAATGATTGTAAACAAATGTTTAGATAGTTTGGTTAATACAAGAGCGCGTCGTTTGAACCCAAAGGAGGGGGCAATGGCAGGTATCGTTTATATTGCATATTTTGTGTTGGGTATTTTCCAACTAGCAGCGGTTTATGCGGGGTTAGATCAATGGCTGGGGTGGCATTTTATTATCCAGGGGCCATTGGCCCTTTTCCTGGCATACACTCCGGTCGTAGGAACTATTGTCGGATTCTTCGGGGCAATGAAGGGGTGGGGGTGGTCCTTTATTCAGGCAGGGCTTCTCTTTTTTGGGAGCTTCGGTTTGATGATTCTTTTCGCTTTCTTCATGCGTGAGAAAAACTACGGCTAGTCTCATATGTCTAAATTGATTTGGCTCGTGCCAGCAGGGGCGCTTTTGTTGGCGTTGCTTCCTATGCCTTACGGTTATTATACCCTATTGCGCTTCATGGTTTGTTCCGCTGCCGGGTACCTGGCCTTGCGGCATCATCGCATAAGAGGCTTGGATTATTGGGTGGTTTGTTTTGGAGTAATGGCTGTTCTGTTCAATCCATTCGTGAAAGTAAATCTGGGCCGAGAGATTTGGGTCATTGTGGATTTGTTATGTGCCGTCTTGTTGGTGCTCAATATGAAGACTATGCGCAATGTTCTGTCTGGGTGGTCCCATGAAAGTGAGGAGGATTAGTTGTTTAGGCTAGTCGCTAATATGCTGTTATCGTTTGTAGTTATGGCCGGGATGTCGGTTGGTTGTTTTGCGAGTGAGCAGATTGATAACGGTGTTGATTCAGGAGAGAGGGCTTCAAGCATTATCGAGGCTTTTGACGGGCTTTGTGTCCAATGCTCTGAACACTATGAAAATATTGACCATTTTATGGATTCTTTTGGTGGCAAAGAGGTCCCTCAAAACTTAACGAATTGGGACCCTGTGATGCGGGAGAATAACGGTAAGGCATTTCATTTCAAAAGTGACGAGGTGGAGTACATTGTAGCGTATGTTAAAGGGGGCGGTTGTTCAGTCCTCGTTAAAGACCTTCCCCAAAAAGAAGTCTTGGAGATGATAAGGCAGCTTTACAAAGCCAAGCAAGCGGGAGTCTTGGAGTCTGGGATTCAGAAGCAAATAGCGTACAATGTTGGTTTGAAGGGGTATGAAGGGGCTGTCATCATTGTAACGGTAAAGAAGGCTGGCACTGGCAACGAAGGTGGAATTGGATTTGTCTCAAGTTCGGCGATGGCGAAGATTCAACAGTAGTCGCGTACGTTTATGTTTTAAATCTGTTTGAGGACTAAAGGCCGTCTAGCTATGAAAAATATTTTGTTTGTTATTGTTATTATTTTTTGTGGAGCCACTTCCACATATGCGGGGTGCAATGAGTATTCTCTAAAGGGTGAGTCTGCGATGCCCGTTTATGAAATATGTACCCCATTAGGGCACTGTGAAAAGGCTAAGTTAGAAATCGAGTGCGGCAACATCTATTCAAGCTTTTTGGTCTTCACCAATGGAATGAGATGGAATTATACCAGTGATCTAAGCGATTCTGGAGAGTCTGTAACTGTTGAGAAATTGGTATTTGATACCAATTCAGGAACGAATAGTTACATGACGCTATGCACTGGCAGTACTAACGAGTGCTCTGAGTGGACTTACAAAGAGATTGAATCTAGTGCTGTTGAGAAGAGCCAGTAGTCTTCGTATAATAATATCAAGGTTTTTGGCGAGGTGTTTGCCTTAGCTCGCCATAATTATGCCCACTATATATTGCATGGGAGTCAGTAATGCCAATGCCATTTGAAGTTGATTCTGAGATGATTAAGTCTCTTGATGCCGTAGAGCTTGTAGAGTTGGTGAGGCGTTTGCTTCACGCGGAGGCACGTTCTAACGGTATATTACTAGGAGGAATTCATGTTCCTTGCGAAATCAACATTCCGGATGGTGGTGAGGATGCGCGGATAAAATGGGGGGATGGCCCAGAGAAAACAGACTATTTGCCCCACCGCAACTGCGTTATCCAAATAAAGGCCACGATCATGCAGCCGTCAGATTGTAAGAAAGAGGTCAAAGTTAAAGGCGGCGATGATATATTAAATGAAGCCATGGCAGAGGTTTTGAATGAAGGCCATGCCTACATAATAATATGTAACGAAACCGCCGTTGGGCAAAAGTTGGCGAGAAGGCAAAAGGCGATACGAGACGGTATTACTGAATGTGATGAAGATTGGCGCAAAGCAGCAGCACTTGATTTTTATGATGC belongs to Pseudodesulfovibrio portus and includes:
- a CDS encoding recombinase family protein codes for the protein MVNKFISYLRVSTAKQGKSGLGLEAQRTAVIEYLNGGQHELIHEYVEVESGKKDNRPELRKALKHCKVTGAILVIAKLDRLSRNARFLLELQESRVSFICADMPEANEMTIQIMAVMAQHERKMISQRTKAALAAAKARGVKLGNPHGAKYLQGLGNSEAVTQIKKEAHERAEDLREIIEDIQQNGITSVRGIASELTARGIRTPRGGKWHPTSVARLLKRLGE
- a CDS encoding DUF6804 family protein; protein product: MSKLIWLVPAGALLLALLPMPYGYYTLLRFMVCSAAGYLALRHHRIRGLDYWVVCFGVMAVLFNPFVKVNLGREIWVIVDLLCAVLLVLNMKTMRNVLSGWSHESEED
- a CDS encoding DEAD/DEAH box helicase family protein, which translates into the protein MPPDIIVIDGVMGAGKTTHIINEINKGVMQRYIYVTPFLDEVERIKLACPMHDFKEPKSLDGRKLKGLKELVDSNANIATTHALLSLMDNELITLLHSKDYTLVIDETLESSSIEYVSPIARQLIAQTQCVSICPETAKATWDSFAFPSTEGNEEFDRIRKQCDCEALYWLPRNREKGDGFIAWHFPAKAFACFSKVYILTYQFEGSPMDAYMRLQALEYRIDNRFSDLDTESRTRFKALINFMDSQSPWVTDLDDYALSRSWFMRDKEKRIKQVSATLKTLCNKHKVTSKEAMWTSFKEPAKEIATSKMVLSKPVPPEASEARKRRCNFVPCNSRATNRHGERSVLFYLANRFPNLELEQYFKSRGLPLDRDRFALNEMLQWIFRSRIRNGEPIKLFAPSPRMRGLLEDWLNGDDLKSESSLSHAA